The Cottoperca gobio chromosome 6, fCotGob3.1, whole genome shotgun sequence genome has a segment encoding these proteins:
- the map2k1 gene encoding dual specificity mitogen-activated protein kinase kinase 1, giving the protein MQKRRKPEPIQLNPIPDGNTINGTGATETNLEALQKKLEELELDEQQRKRLEAFLTQKQKVGELKDDDFEKICELGAGNGGVVFKVSHRPSGLIMARKLIHLEIKPAIRNQIIRELQVLHECNSPYIVGFYGAFYSDGEISICMEHMDGGSLDQSLKTAGKIPEQILGKVSIAVIKGLAYLREKHKIMHRDVKPSNILVNSRGEIKLCDFGVSGQLIDSMANSFVGTRSYMSPERLQGTHYSVQSDIWSMGLSLVEMAIGRFPIPPPDAKELEQIFGFPVEGEAACSESSPKPQPPGRPGSSYGPDRPPMAIFELLDYIVNEPPPKLPGIFSSEFQEFVNKCLIKNPAERADLKQLTVHSFIKQSEAEQVDFAGWLCSTIGLNQPVTPTHGTAM; this is encoded by the exons ATGCAGAAGAGAAGGAAGCCAGAGCCGATCCAACTCAACCCAATCCCCGATGGAAACACTATCAACGGCACCGGAGCCACAGA GACAAACTTGGAGGCACTGCAGAAGAAACTAGAGGAGCTTGAGTTGGATGAGCAGCAGCGGAAACGCCTGGAGGCCTTTCTGACACAGAAGCAGAAGGTGGGAGAGCTGAAGGACGATGACTTTGAGAAGATCTGTGAGCTGGGCGCCGGCAACGGAGGAGTCGTCTTCAAGGTCTCCCACCGACCCTCTGGCCTGATTATGGCGAGGAAG CTGATCCACCTGGAAATCAAACCAGCCATTAGGAACCAGATCATTAGGGAGCTGCAGGTGCTACATGAGTGTAACTCCCCCTACATTGTGGGCTTCTACGGAGCTTTCTACAGCGATGGAGAAATCAGCATCTGCATGGAGCATATG GACGGTGGCTCCCTGGACCAGTCGCTGAAGACTGCAGGCAAGATCCCAGAGCAGATCCTTGGCAAAGTCAGCATCGCT GTCATTAAAGGGCTCGCCTACCTGAGGGAGAAACACAAGATCATGCACAGAG ATGTCAAGCCTTCTAACATCCTCGTGAATTCCCGTGGTGAGATCAAGCTGTGTGACTTTGGAGTGAGCGGACAGCTCATAGACTCCATGGCCAACTCCTTCGTGGGCACTCGCTCTTACATGTCT CCCGAGCGTTTACAGGGCACACATTACTCGGTTCAGTCGGACATCTGGAGTATGGGTCTGTCCCTGGTTGAAATGGCCATTGGACGCTTCCCTATCCCACCACCTGATGCTAAGGAACTGGAACAGATTTTTGGCTTCCCAGTGGAAGGAGAGGCAGCCTGCAGCGAGTCCTCCCCAAAGCCACAGCCCCCCGGGCGACCAGGCAGCT CATACGGACCTGACAGACCACCAATGGCTATATTTGAGCTGCTTGATTACATAGTAAATGAG CCTCCTCCAAAGCTGCCCGGGATATTTAGCTCTGAATTTCAAGAATTTGTGAACAAGTG TTTGATCAAGAATCCTGCAGAGAGAGCTGACCTTAAACAGTTGACA GTGCATTCTTTCATCAAGCAGTCTGAAGCAGAGCAGGTTGACTTTGCTGGCTGGTTGTGCAGTACAATTGGACTGAATCAGCCGGTGACACCTACCCACGGTACAGCAATGTGA
- the rpl4 gene encoding large ribosomal subunit protein uL4, whose amino-acid sequence MACARPLISVYTEKGEPAGKNVVMPAVFKAPIRPDVVNFVHTNMRKNSRQPYAVSELAGHQTSAESWGTGRAVARIPRVRGGGTHRSGQGAFGNMCRGGRMFAPTKTWRRWHRRINTTQKRYAICSAVAATAIPALVMSKGHRIEEIPEVPLVVEDKVEGYKKTKDAVLLLKKLKAWNDIKKVYASQRMRAGKGKMRNRRRIQRRGPCIIYNQDGGVTKAFRNIPGITLQNVNKLNLLRLAPGGHVGRFCIWTESAFRKLDELYGTWRKPSSLKIGYNLPMHKMTNTDLSRILKSDVIQKALRTPVKTINRRVLKKNPLKNLRIMLKLNPYAKTARRHAILKHDPKIKAKMLKPKKKPGKKGAPAKPKPTA is encoded by the exons ATG GCCTGTGCCCGACCACTGATCTCGGTTTATACCGAGAAAGGAGAACCTGCAGGCAAGAATGTTGTAATGCCTGCTGTGTTCAAGGCTCCAATTCGCCCTGATGTTGTGAATTTTGTGCACACCAACATGCGCAAGAACAGTCGCCAGCCTTATGCAGTTAGTGAACTGGCAG GCCACCAGACCAGTGCAGAGTCCTGGGGTACAGGAAGGGCTGTAGCCCGTATTCCTCGTGTGAGAGGTGGTGGTACACACCGCTCAGGCCAGGGTGCTTTTGGAAAT ATGTGTCGTGGAGGACGCATGTTTGCCCCCACCAAAACTTGGCGTCGCTGGCACCGCAGAATCAACACAACCCAGAAGCGTTATGCCATCTGCTCTGCCGTGGCTGCCACTGCCATTCCTGCACTTGTGATGTCCAAAG GACACCGCATTGAGGAAATCCCTGAGGTCCCACTGGTGGTTGAAGACAAAGTTGAGGGCTACAAGAAGACCAAGGATGCTGTGCTCCTGCTGAAGAAGCTCAAGGCCTGGAATGACATCAAGAAG GTCTACGCATCTCAGCGCATGCGTGCTGGTAAGGGTAAAATGAGGAATCGCAGACGGATCCAACGCAGAGGACCATGCATCATctacaaccaagacggcggtGTAACCAAAGCCTTCAGAAATATCCCAG GCATCACCCTGCAGAACGTGAACAAACTGAACCTCCTGAGGCTTGCCCCTGGTGGTCATGTTGGCCGCTTCTGCATCTGGACCGAGAGTGCTTTCCGCAAGCTGGATGAGCTGTACGGAACCTGGCGTAAACCTTCTTCCCTGAAGATCGGCTACAA CCTGCCCATGCACAAGATGACCAACACAGACCTGAGCAGGATTCTGAAGAGTGACGTGATCCAGAAAGCACTTCGTACACCTGT CAAGACCATCAACCGCAGAGTGCTGAAGAAGAATCCTCTGAAGAACTTGAGGATAATGCTCAAACTGAACCCTTACGCCAAGACGGCAAGACGTCATGCCATCCTGAAGCATGACCCTAAG ATCAAGGCCAAGATGCTGAAACCCAAGAAGAAGCCTGGAAAGAAGGGAGCCCCTGCCAAGCCTAAACCCACGGCATAA
- the zwilch gene encoding protein zwilch homolog — protein sequence MKARQLLSWYTLSQNANVSAGDKHPALHPLWVRCDMSDPARTAWFGAETVCIGNKVSGVKLYSVTCKGSTVDKKTLITLDELKQEHKKRHPPSSVVIKGSARYSLFGSTVVENTMIESRSSVTVDLKWSHVESILETPPLSSTATLNIKVAIGDVRSPMYEMYRELEFLQTLVDGLRTGETEWMEPFESTSAVNLTKAFLEELQGTAKAHQDQAENTAETNKPKTELNIFNSFLERGDLDFVEQLWVRMRKSVTSYEDIGVCLKLVTEALRYGDIKPWIHRDSSSSLSKLILQSYHQQIDQVTLTGVAPVHMLVEMGLDKMRKDYINYLIGEELTTLNHLCYYLSTEVDRQEQVIRLRKLHHLLEIIVTCSTFLCLPYDRLFLLTQLCLQHYKTCPYDEEHEFKLQIKPALISHFYQKEHPLVWRAEVSSGHGPREVRTFVQLSDRPMVDHVIFETDHPNETVNGDGEDPAFFSTMVCCSLVNLA from the exons ATGAAAGCAAG gcAGTTGTTGTCTTGGTACACATTATCTCAAAATGCTAATGTCTCAGCTGGGGACAAACACCCTGCCTTACACCCTCTGTGGGTGCGATGTGACATGTCTGATCCAGCTAGAACAGCCTGGTTTGGAGCTGAAACAGTCTGCATAGGCAATAAAGTGTCTGGTGTCAAATTATACTCCGTTACCTGCAAAG GCTCAACTGTGGACAAAAAAACTCTTATAACCTTGGACGAGCTTAAACAAGAGCACAAGAAAAGGCACCCCCCATCCTCG GTGGTAATTAAAGGCAGCGCCAGGTACAGCTTGTTTGGCTCCACCGTTGTTGAAAACACCATGATCGAGTCACGGAGTAGTGTGACGGTGGATTTGAAATGGAGTCATGTGGAGAGTATCCTTGAGACCCCACCCCTGTCCTCTACAGCAACACTG AATATCAAAGTTGCCATCGGGGACGTGAGGAGCCCAATGTATGAGATGTACAGGGAGCTAGAGTTTCTTCAG ACTCTTGTTGACGGTTTGAGAACTGGTGAGACTGAATGGATGGAGCCTTTCGAAAGCACGTCTGCAGTAAATCTGACCAAGGCCTTCCTAGAAG agCTTCAGGGCACTGCGAAGGCACATCAGGACCAGGCTGAAAATACAGCTGAG ACCAACAAGCCAAAGACTGAGCTGAACATTTTCAACTCTTTCTTGGAACGAGGCGATTTGGATTTTGTGGAGCAGCTGTGGGTTCGGATGAGAAAGA GTGTGACTTCATATGAAGATATTGGAGTCTGCCTGAAATTGGTCACGGAAGCTCTAAGATACGGTGACATCAAACCCTGG ATTcacagagacagcagcagctcccTCAGCAAGCTCATCCTGCAGTCTTACCACCAGCAGATCGATCAGGTGACTCTCACAGGTGTCGCCCCTGTCCACATGCTGGTAGAGATGGGTCTGGACAAGATGAGAAAAGATTACATTAACTACCTCATTG GTGAAGAATTGACCACTCTGAACCACTTG TGTTATTACCTGAGCACAGAGGTTGATCGGCAGGAGCAAGTGATCCGACTCAGAAAACTGCACCACCTGCTGGAAATAATTGTGACCTGCAGTACTTTCCTGTGTTTGCCTTACGACCGGCTCTTCCTTCTCACACA ATTATGTTTGCAGCACTACAAAACATGCCCATATGATGAGGAGCATGAATTCAAACTGCAAATCAAACCTGCGCTGATCAGCCACTTCTACCAGAA AGAGCACCCGTTAGTGTGGAGGGCCGAGGTGTCCAGTGGCCATGGTCCTCGTGAGGTCAGGACATTCGTACAGCTGAGCGACAGACCAATGGTTGATCATGTCATCTTTGAAACAG ATCACCCAAATGAAACAGTGAATGGGGACGGTGAGGATCCTGCCTTCTTCTCCACCATGGTGTGCTGCAGTCTCGTCAACTTAGCGTGA
- the lctlb gene encoding lactase-like protein produces the protein MLPRCAFSVCHVFVLVLCLSSAEDFDWTKNDHSSFYYGTFPAGFSWGAGSSAYQTEGAWDKDGKGLSIWDVFSHKKGKIQQNDTGDSSCEGYHKVKDDVSLMKELKLNHYRFSISWPRLIPTGIKSDHINEKGIQYYNELIDHLLESKITPIVTLYHWDLPQVLQEKYGGWQNISMVNHFNEFANLCFERFGNRIKYWMTFNNPWSVAVEGYETGEHAPGLRLRGTGAYKAAHHIIKAHAKVWHTYDTQWRAKQKGLVGVSLSGDWGEPVDISNQKDIEAAERYVQFYLGWFATPIFHGDYPQVMKDFVGRKSVQQGLGTSRLPTFSPQEKSYIKGTCDFLGIGHFTTRYITQKNNPSGRSSSSYFTDRDLAELVDPRWPDPGSEWLYSVPWGFRRLLNFVKSQYGNPMIYVTENGVSEKMLCTELCDEWRIQYYKDYTNEMLKAIKDGVNVKGYTAWSLLDKFEWDEGYSERFGLYYVDFRNKNKPRYPKASVQFYKRIISSNGFPNQREVENWRRKAVETCSSSNQLLAAEEQRSTAANILRLIHDPLTSHMEMVTEIVVPTVCTLSILLSAVFLMFLLRRRN, from the exons ATGCTGCCCCGCTGtgcattcagtgtgtgtcatgtgtttgtgttggtgctGTGTCTGTCTTCGGCTGAGGACTTCGACTGGACAAAGAACGACCACAGCTCCTTCTAttatggcacttttccagctg GATTTTCGTGGGGTGCCGGCAGTTCAGCCTATCAAACAGAAGGAGCCTGGGACAAAGATGGAAAAGGACTGAGCATCTGGGACGTGTTCAGTCATAAGAAAGGCAAAATCCAACAAAATGACACCGGAGACTCGTCTTGTGAGGGCTACCACAAAGTCAAG GATGATGTTTCTCTGATGAAGGAGCTGAAGCTTAACCACTATCGCTTCTCCATATCCTGGCCTAGACTCATCCCCACTGGCATAAAGT CTGACCATATAAATGAAAAGGGAATACAGTACTATAACGAACTGATTGACCACCTGCTGGAGAGCAAGATCACTCCCATTGTAACTTTGTATCACTGGGATCTTCCACAG GTCTTACAAGAGAAATATGGTGGATGGCAGAATATAAGCATGGTCAATCATTTCAATGAATTTGCTAACCTGTGCTTTGAAAGATTTGGCAACCGAATCAAGTACTGGATGACTTTCAACAATCCATGG TCTGTTGCAGTTGAAGGCTATGAGACCGGTGAACATGCTCCTGGACTGAGGCTGAGAGGAACAGGGGCATACAAAGCTGCCCATCACATAATCAAG gcaCATGCTAAAGTATGGCACACTTATGATACCCAATGGAgggcaaaacaaaaag GTCTGGTTGGCGTCTCTCTGTCTGGAGATTGGGGAGAACCGGTGGATATCAGCAACCAGAAGGACATCGAAGCAGCTGAGAGATATGTCCAGTTCTACCTGGGCTGGTTTGCCACACCCATCTTTCATGGTGACTACCCTCAAGTGATGAAAGACTTCGTTG gaaGGAAGAGTGTTCAGCAGGGCCTCGGGACGTCTCGCCTGCCCACATTTTCCCCCCAGGAGAAGAGCTACATCAAGGGGACATGTGACTTCCTCGGCATCGGTCATTTTACCACCCGCTACATCACCCAAAAGAACAACCCATCAGGTCGTAGTAGCAGCAGCTACTTCACTGACCGGGACCTGGCTGAGCTGGTTGACCCACGATGGCCTGACCCCGGGTCTGAGTGGCTGTACTCCGTGCCTTGGGGTTTCAGACGTCTGCTCAATTTTGTCAAG TCTCAGTATGGAAACCCAATGATTTATGTGACCGAGAATGGAGTCTCTGAGAAGATGTTATGCACAGAGCTGTGTGATGAGTGGAGGATACAGTATTATAAAGACTACACCAATGAGATGCTGAAAG CGATCAAAGATGGAGTCAATGTGAAGGGCTACACCGCGTGGTCCCTGCTGGACAAATTTGAGTGGGATGAAGGCTACTCCGAGAGGTTTGGCTTGTACTATGTGGACTTCAGGAACAAAAACAAGCCTCGCTATCCCAAAGCTTCAGTTCAGTTTTACAAACGCATCATCAGCTCCAATGGATTTCCCAATCAGAGAGAG GTTGAGAACTGGAGGAGGAAGGCTGTTGAGACCTGTTCCTCTAGCAACCAGCTCCTAGCTGCAG aGGAACAGAGGAGTACTGCTGCCAATATTCTAAGACTAATACATG ACCCTTTGACCAGCCACATGGAGATGGTAACTGAGATCGTTGTTCCCACTGTGTGCACGCTCTCCATTTTGCTCAGTGCCGTCTTCCTCATGTTCCTGCTGCGGAGGCGGAACTAG